The DNA region AGAAAAATTGCCTGGTGTAATTCAAATTTTCGCTCGAAAGCTTTTTGCAGCATACCTCGAAAAAGCATCTCTTCAAAAATGCCTGCCAAAACCACGGCGCCTAAAAAGAGGTTAAACCATTCTAAAGGAGAGTCAGCTATTAAATTTTTTGCTATTATTTCCTGCCATTCTGCTGGGATTTCCATAAAAGTGCTTACAATGCGGTCTATCTCGTCGCTCAAAATCGTGATTGAAATGCCTAAAGGAAAGCTTAAATAAATTATCTTTGGGTCGATTAGTTTGAATCGAAAAACTTCCCTCAAATTATAATTCTTACGATTCAGGTAGACTATTGTAGGAACAATGAGCGAAATCTCACCAAACACCAATAGCGAAGATGTTGAAGCTCCTGCAAGACTAAAAACAGAA from candidate division KSB1 bacterium includes:
- a CDS encoding CPBP family intramembrane metalloprotease → MNDLPEKETIPHPSLKIIFGLILAGFILVVVLLSVFSLAGASTSSLLVFGEISLIVPTIVYLNRKNYNLREVFRFKLIDPKIIYLSFPLGISITILSDEIDRIVSTFMEIPAEWQEIIAKNLIADSPLEWFNLFLGAVVLAGIFEEMLFRGMLQKAFERKFELHQAIFLTAFVFAIIHLPFQLIQIMILGTVLGFIAWRSNSIIPTIILHCLNNGFALIFANSNPESWNWYNWNGHVNPTVLVIAAGLLFYSAKSFFRLTKNTYAA